AGGTTATGACCTCCATTTTCCCGCAGGGCGTTACGAGAATGTGCCCGATCTCATCACGCAACTTCGCACACACGAAAAACCAGGGCAGAAAAAAGCTCCAACTTTGCTTGCCGAATCAAAGACTCCTTCAACCAGCAAAGCCTCCACAAAAAGCATCGTTGCAAAAAAGACTTATGTGGTCCGCAAAGGAGACACTCTCTATTCAATATCCCGGAAATTCTCCACATCGATTGAGCTCCTTAGAAAAATCAACGGCCTGAATCATAACAATATCCACCCGGGCCAGCGTCTCTTTGTCAGCACACGTTAATGTCCGTTGTTTCGACGGAAGCTTTTGTCCTTCGCACTTATAAACTTGCCGAACAGGATAAGATTGTCGTCCTTTTCACGAAGGAAATGGGAAAAGTCCGGCTCGTTGCAAAAGGCGCCCGCAAATTGAAGAATCGATTCGGTGCGGCCCTGGAGCTGTTGACGCGGGTCCGGATTCTTTTTCACAACAAACCAAACAGGGAACTACAGGTGCTGGATCGCGCGGAGCTCCTTTATTCACCCATGGAAAAACAACCCAGTTTGCGGTTCAGCTATTATCTTTTTTACTTTGCGGAGCTCATCAACGACTTTTATCCGGATCATGAAAAAAACTTTACCGCTTTTCGTATTCTTTCCAACATCGAACATGCCCTGGTAAACAACCAGAATCTCGATTTTCTGGCGCGCTATGTGGAGCTTCAGTTGCTACACTCGCAAGGTGTTCTTTCCAGTGTCGCTTTTTGTTCGCAATGCAACCGCAAGTTTGAATCTCTTCAGGAACGAAGATATCTCGCCGCCGGCACTGAAGTTTTCTGCACAAAGTGCAGGAAGGAGGACTCCATTTTTCTATCTTCTGCACTTGTGAAGAGCATTCATGCTTTTGAGCGTGGCTCCACAGAGTGGGTCACGACGCTTCGAGGCCCCGTACTCGAAGAGCTTGGGACTCTCAATCATCTCCTGATCACGCGGTTTTTGGGAAAAGAATTGCAGTCCTATCGTCTCCGTAAGCATTTGCTATAATAAACCGCCAAGACGCCAAGAACGCCAAGAAATATTAAGACATTTCTTGATCTTGGCGCCTTGGCGTCTTAGCGGTTTATTTTATGACTTTTCAGGAATTGATTTTTGCGCTCGAACGTTTCTGGGCCAAACAGGGATGCATTATCCAGCAACCTTATGACATTGAGGTGGGAGCTGGAACGATGCATCCGGATACCTTTTTTCGGGTGCTGGGAGCGGATCCCTTTCGCGTTGCTTATGTGCAACCCAGCCGGAGGCCTGCGGACGGACGATACGGTGAAAATCCGAATCGCCTCTACAAACACTATCAATATCAAGTTATCCTGAAACCTTCCCCTGCCGATGTTCAAGACATTTATCTGCAGAGTCTCAAATCGTTCGGAATTGATCCCGCTGAACACGACGTCAGGTTTGAGGAAGACAACTGGGAATCGCCAACGTTGGGAGCGTGGGGGATTGGATGGCAAGTTCTGGTCGATGGCCTGGAAATCACACAGTTCACCTATTTTCAACAAGCTGGTGGCATTGATCTTTCTCCGGTTTCAGCCGAAATCACTTACGGACTGGAACGGATCGCTGCGATGATCACCCAGAAAGAAAGCGTGTTTCAGTTGAATTGGAACAACGAGATCAACTACGAAAAAGTGAGGTTGCAGGAAGAGTATCAATTTTCAAAGTACTCGTTTGAAGCTGCCAGTGTAGAGCTCCATCTTCAGTTGCTGGCCCAATATGAAGCTGAAGCAAAGAATCTGATTGATCTCGGTTTGCTTCGCCCTGCTTATGATTATTGTTTAAAGTGTTCTCATGTTTTTAATGTATTAGAGTCCAGGGGAGCAATCAGCGTTACGGAAAGAACAGGAATGATTGCCAGGATTAGGAATCTTGTATGTCGTATTGCCTCCGCTTACAATACGCCTCCAGTATCGAAAAATGCCTGAATTACTATTTGAGCTTGGTTGCGAAGAAATTCCAGCAGAAGATTTATTTGTTTTGCCGGACGAATTGAAACAGAAGGGAGCGTCCCTTTTCGATTCAAACCGGCTGGTTTATAGCGGTTTAGAAACGGAATCGACGCCGCGCAGGCTTGTATTGCGCGCCGACGTAGAGCCGCGGCAAAAGGATTTGCGCGAGGCAAAGATGGGTCCGCCACGCAAGATAGCCTTGGACATGGAAGGTCAGTGGACACCCGCCGGGCTTGGATTCGCAAAAAACACTGGAGTTCCATTCGAAAAGTTGAAGTTTGTAACAACACCAAAAGGGGAGTATCTGAGCGCGGAGATCCTGGTCAAAGGAAAACCGGCTGCAGCAGTCCTGAAAGAACTTCTTCCAATCCTGGTTTCGCAGCTTTCGTTTCACAAATTCATGAGGTGGGAATCCGGAAACTTTGTTTTCGGGCGTCCGATCCGTAATATTCTGTGCATTTTTGGCGGCAAAGTGATTCCCCTGAAAATTGCTGGAGTAGGGGCAGGCAATCACACGTTTGGTCACCGGTTTCTAGGAAAGAAGAAACTCGCCGCCAGATCTTACGAAGAATACAAAGCCAAACTATCAGAAAATGGAGTCGTGCTTCGTTGCACCGAGCGTACGGAAATCATCCGGCGCGAATTGGAGCAGCAATCGACAGCCGCCGGAGGACATCTCAAAGCGGATGAAGCGCTCTTACGAGTCATGGCAAATGAAGTGGAATACCCGGAAGTGCTGACCGGAAATTTTCCACCCTCATTTTTACTTCTCCCGCAGGAAATCTTGATCAACGCGATGCGCAAACATCAGAAATACTTTTGCAGCGTCGACTCTTCGAAGAATCTGCTTCCTGTATTTCACACAGTTCTCAATACCAAAGCATCTAAGCCGGAACTAATCCGGCAGGGACACGAACGGGTTCTCCTGGCACGTTTGCGTGACGCAGAGTTTTTCTGGAACGAAGACCGTAAGACCCCGCTGGAAGCGCGAAAAAAAGGACTGGAACGGCTCACGTATCACGAAAAACTGGGCAGCTATAGCGAGAAGATTGCCCGGATGAGATCCATCGGAGCGAACTTACAGCAGCAGATTCAGGAACCATCTCTGGAACAGATCTTGCCGCAGCTCATTGATCTGTGCAAGGTCGATCTTCTAACACATATGGTGGGCGAATTTCCGGAGTTGCAGGGGATCATGTGCGGATTGTATGCGCGCGCTGAGAATCATCCGGAGATATTCTGGCAAGCTCTATACGATCAATATTTGCCCGTATCAAGCGAAGATTCGATTCCAAGAAATCTGGCCGGCGCCTTGCTCTCTTTATCTGATCGAATCGAAACTCTGGCTTCCGGATTTGTGTTAAATATGATTCCAACAGGATCGAAAGACCCTTATGCTCTGCGACGAGTTTCTACCGGTGCCATGAAAATTGTTCTGGAACGCCGGTTTCCTGTGGATTTTCGCAAGATATTTGAGCATGCATTGTCCTTCTACAATGTGAAAACAAAAGCGACTCCCGGTGAATTGTTACGCGGCCTTCTCGATTTAATGGAGAGCCGCTTCCGCTTCCTGATGGAGCAAGAGGGCGTGGCGCACGACTATTTAAATGCAATTCTCAATACGGAGAACAAGTCGTACGTAGAAGCCCATGCAAAGACAAAAGCGCTTTGGACAATGCATGATTCTGAAGACTTGAAGACTCTCGCGCGCGGTTTCAAAAGAATCAATAACATCATTTTCGATCAACCCCATCATATGTTCGATA
The bacterium genome window above contains:
- the recO gene encoding DNA repair protein RecO — translated: MSVVSTEAFVLRTYKLAEQDKIVVLFTKEMGKVRLVAKGARKLKNRFGAALELLTRVRILFHNKPNRELQVLDRAELLYSPMEKQPSLRFSYYLFYFAELINDFYPDHEKNFTAFRILSNIEHALVNNQNLDFLARYVELQLLHSQGVLSSVAFCSQCNRKFESLQERRYLAAGTEVFCTKCRKEDSIFLSSALVKSIHAFERGSTEWVTTLRGPVLEELGTLNHLLITRFLGKELQSYRLRKHLL
- a CDS encoding glycine--tRNA ligase subunit alpha — protein: MTFQELIFALERFWAKQGCIIQQPYDIEVGAGTMHPDTFFRVLGADPFRVAYVQPSRRPADGRYGENPNRLYKHYQYQVILKPSPADVQDIYLQSLKSFGIDPAEHDVRFEEDNWESPTLGAWGIGWQVLVDGLEITQFTYFQQAGGIDLSPVSAEITYGLERIAAMITQKESVFQLNWNNEINYEKVRLQEEYQFSKYSFEAASVELHLQLLAQYEAEAKNLIDLGLLRPAYDYCLKCSHVFNVLESRGAISVTERTGMIARIRNLVCRIASAYNTPPVSKNA
- the glyS gene encoding glycine--tRNA ligase subunit beta; this translates as MPELLFELGCEEIPAEDLFVLPDELKQKGASLFDSNRLVYSGLETESTPRRLVLRADVEPRQKDLREAKMGPPRKIALDMEGQWTPAGLGFAKNTGVPFEKLKFVTTPKGEYLSAEILVKGKPAAAVLKELLPILVSQLSFHKFMRWESGNFVFGRPIRNILCIFGGKVIPLKIAGVGAGNHTFGHRFLGKKKLAARSYEEYKAKLSENGVVLRCTERTEIIRRELEQQSTAAGGHLKADEALLRVMANEVEYPEVLTGNFPPSFLLLPQEILINAMRKHQKYFCSVDSSKNLLPVFHTVLNTKASKPELIRQGHERVLLARLRDAEFFWNEDRKTPLEARKKGLERLTYHEKLGSYSEKIARMRSIGANLQQQIQEPSLEQILPQLIDLCKVDLLTHMVGEFPELQGIMCGLYARAENHPEIFWQALYDQYLPVSSEDSIPRNLAGALLSLSDRIETLASGFVLNMIPTGSKDPYALRRVSTGAMKIVLERRFPVDFRKIFEHALSFYNVKTKATPGELLRGLLDLMESRFRFLMEQEGVAHDYLNAILNTENKSYVEAHAKTKALWTMHDSEDLKTLARGFKRINNIIFDQPHHMFDTERLQEDGEIRLHRAFSDLAFRVQQNIQEKQYEDALEIMVTLGPEIDNFFDEVMVMVDQLELRNNRIALLQEISELYRKIADFSALQIEL